One window of the Sulfitobacter alexandrii genome contains the following:
- a CDS encoding SDR family NAD(P)-dependent oxidoreductase, whose translation MKSFQAKRYWLVGASDGLGAALAHKLSRAGAEVILSARSEDKLAALVKDLPGKASYQLIDVSDDDSVKTAAEAVGEIDGIVYLAGAYWPFSAREWNAEQATIMADVNFTGLMRVMGQVVPAMVARDRGHIVITSSLTGFRGLPGSIGYTASKAGTMSLAECMHADLRKTGVQVQVINPGFIKTQLTDKNDFRMPFIMEPEDAAQEVIEHMGSDTFKKSFPWLFSLVFRISQFLPDWLYFRIFS comes from the coding sequence ATGAAGAGCTTTCAGGCAAAACGGTACTGGCTGGTCGGTGCCAGCGATGGTCTGGGCGCCGCTCTGGCCCACAAGCTGAGCCGTGCCGGCGCCGAGGTGATCCTGTCGGCCCGGTCGGAGGACAAGCTGGCCGCGCTGGTGAAGGACCTGCCGGGCAAGGCCAGCTACCAGCTGATCGACGTTTCGGATGACGACAGCGTCAAGACCGCGGCCGAGGCGGTGGGCGAAATCGACGGGATCGTCTACCTCGCCGGGGCCTACTGGCCGTTCAGCGCGCGGGAATGGAATGCCGAGCAGGCGACGATCATGGCCGACGTGAACTTCACCGGGCTCATGCGGGTCATGGGGCAGGTGGTGCCCGCGATGGTGGCGCGTGACAGGGGCCATATCGTCATCACGTCCAGCCTGACGGGGTTTCGCGGTCTGCCCGGTTCCATCGGTTACACGGCGTCCAAGGCCGGGACCATGTCGCTTGCCGAATGCATGCACGCCGACCTGCGAAAGACGGGCGTGCAGGTGCAGGTCATCAACCCCGGTTTCATCAAGACGCAGCTGACCGACAAGAACGACTTCCGGATGCCCTTCATCATGGAACCGGAAGACGCCGCGCAGGAGGTGATCGAGCACATGGGCTCCGACACTTTCAAGAAGAGCTTTCCGTGGCTCTTCTCGCTGGTGTTCCGCATCAGCCAGTTCCTGCCGGACTGGCTCTATTTCCGCATCTTCTCGTGA
- a CDS encoding DUF3833 family protein, whose product MDAFVFLALGIVLGILVVLVRRRFAEFPGQTPDDYSEGFPGFDLKTHLNGQMVCEGVIFGPMGRVTSSFVADFDISWAGDNGVMSERFRYNDGSVQDREWRIALGTDGAFTVRADDVPGEGHGHLSGSAAQLRYEIILPPESGGHRLQTVDWMYLTPQGTIVNRSQFRKYGIKVAELIATIRPKE is encoded by the coding sequence ATGGATGCGTTTGTTTTCCTAGCGCTCGGGATCGTATTGGGGATCCTCGTCGTGCTGGTGCGCCGCCGCTTTGCCGAATTTCCCGGCCAGACCCCGGACGACTACAGCGAGGGCTTCCCCGGCTTCGACCTCAAGACACACCTGAACGGCCAAATGGTCTGCGAGGGCGTGATATTCGGACCGATGGGCCGGGTGACCAGTTCTTTCGTCGCGGATTTCGACATTTCGTGGGCCGGTGACAATGGCGTGATGTCGGAGCGGTTCCGCTACAACGACGGGTCGGTTCAGGACAGGGAATGGCGCATCGCGCTGGGCACCGACGGGGCGTTCACCGTGCGTGCCGACGATGTGCCCGGCGAGGGGCACGGCCACCTGTCGGGATCCGCCGCGCAGTTGCGCTACGAGATCATCCTGCCGCCGGAGAGCGGCGGACACCGGCTGCAGACCGTGGACTGGATGTACCTGACGCCTCAAGGAACCATCGTGAACCGCAGCCAGTTCCGGAAGTATGGAATCAAGGTGGCGGAGCTGATCGCCACGATACGACCGAAGGAGTGA
- a CDS encoding MFS transporter, with product MAQRLPAYALFAALLSAAGLPIYIHAPKFYVDEYGVSLAALGAVLFGLRLLDVVQDPLLGRLSERLHAHRGMAVTVGAGVMAAAMLGLFAVPPPFLPIAWFALMLTLVFSGFSFLTICFYAQGVSKADSLPGRGHLSLARWRETGALLGVCVASVAPVGLGAVMGAPFAGFAAGFAVLALASVVAMAGEWRDAGLPPATGFGTVLRDPEARQLLLIALFNAAPVAVTSTLFLFYVEIALEAQGWEGPLLLLFFLSAAGAAPFWGMMAERFGGKRVLLAAMVLGILSFGGALFLGPGDVWIFAVVCVASGAVLGADLTLLPAMFATRMARISPSAAEGFGLWSFVSKFTLAFAAVALLPLLEAAGLRSGAEESPPQAVSLLIIFYAGVPCLLKVLAIGLLSRVKTTEET from the coding sequence ATGGCGCAGCGGCTGCCTGCCTATGCGCTGTTCGCGGCCCTGCTGTCGGCTGCCGGTCTGCCGATCTACATTCACGCGCCGAAGTTCTACGTGGACGAGTACGGGGTATCCCTTGCGGCATTGGGCGCGGTGCTCTTCGGGTTGCGCCTGCTCGACGTTGTGCAGGACCCCCTGCTGGGGCGGTTGTCCGAACGCCTGCATGCCCATCGGGGCATGGCGGTGACGGTCGGCGCCGGCGTGATGGCCGCCGCCATGCTGGGGCTGTTCGCGGTGCCGCCGCCCTTTCTGCCGATTGCGTGGTTCGCCCTGATGCTGACGCTGGTATTCTCCGGCTTTAGTTTCTTGACCATCTGCTTTTATGCGCAGGGCGTCTCCAAGGCGGACAGCCTGCCGGGGCGGGGCCATCTGTCGCTCGCCCGCTGGCGCGAGACGGGTGCGCTGCTGGGTGTCTGCGTGGCCTCCGTTGCGCCGGTGGGCCTTGGCGCGGTGATGGGCGCGCCCTTTGCCGGGTTCGCGGCGGGCTTTGCGGTGCTGGCGCTGGCCAGTGTGGTGGCCATGGCAGGCGAATGGCGGGACGCGGGGCTGCCCCCGGCCACCGGGTTCGGGACCGTGCTGCGCGACCCGGAGGCGCGGCAACTGCTGCTGATCGCTCTGTTCAACGCCGCGCCCGTTGCCGTGACATCGACGCTTTTCCTTTTCTATGTCGAGATCGCGCTCGAGGCACAGGGATGGGAGGGGCCGCTGCTGTTGCTGTTCTTTCTGTCCGCCGCGGGGGCCGCGCCGTTCTGGGGGATGATGGCCGAGCGGTTCGGCGGGAAGCGGGTTCTGCTGGCCGCGATGGTTCTGGGAATCCTGTCTTTCGGCGGTGCCTTGTTCCTGGGGCCGGGCGATGTCTGGATCTTCGCCGTCGTCTGCGTCGCCTCGGGGGCTGTCCTTGGCGCGGATCTGACCCTTTTGCCCGCCATGTTCGCCACGCGCATGGCGCGGATCTCGCCTTCGGCCGCAGAGGGGTTCGGCCTTTGGTCGTTTGTGTCCAAATTCACGTTGGCATTCGCGGCGGTCGCCCTACTTCCCCTGCTTGAGGCGGCCGGACTGCGCAGCGGCGCAGAAGAGAGCCCGCCGCAGGCTGTCAGCTTGCTGATTATCTTCTACGCAGGGGTGCCCTGCCTGCTGAAGGTGCTTGCGATCGGGTTGCTGAGTCGCGTGAAGACAACTGAGGAAACCTGA
- a CDS encoding DUF1365 domain-containing protein: MTGTVDHIAGHTFHGRKGEVDNAFRYSIDYVLCDAEEAPKTPLLFRRNRSGLTSLLDRDHGGAPHHGRGAAWVREVLAAHGIAGVATVELLAQPRVLGFVFNPVSFWLCRDGKGALTCVISEVTNTYGDRHCYLCHHDDLRPITAEDHLTATKIFHVSPFQPIEGSYTFRFDIRADRIGIWIDYTAGNGGLIATLTGKRKPLTNAGILRAMLRRPLGARRVLALIHWQAVKLWWKGAAFRARPLPPENEVSR; the protein is encoded by the coding sequence ATGACCGGGACGGTCGATCATATCGCCGGCCATACCTTTCACGGGCGCAAGGGCGAGGTCGACAATGCCTTTCGCTATTCCATCGACTACGTCTTGTGCGATGCGGAGGAGGCGCCGAAGACGCCGCTGCTTTTCCGGCGGAACCGGTCGGGGCTGACGTCCCTGCTGGACCGGGATCACGGCGGCGCCCCCCACCACGGGCGGGGGGCCGCATGGGTGCGCGAGGTGCTTGCGGCGCATGGGATCGCGGGCGTCGCGACCGTCGAGCTTCTGGCGCAGCCAAGGGTGTTGGGCTTCGTCTTCAACCCCGTGAGCTTCTGGCTTTGCCGCGACGGAAAGGGCGCGCTGACCTGCGTGATTTCCGAGGTGACCAACACCTATGGCGACCGCCACTGCTATCTTTGCCATCACGATGACCTGCGGCCGATCACAGCCGAAGATCACCTGACGGCGACTAAGATCTTCCATGTGTCGCCGTTCCAGCCGATCGAAGGATCCTATACCTTTCGGTTCGATATCCGGGCGGACCGGATCGGTATCTGGATCGACTACACCGCCGGGAATGGCGGGCTGATCGCCACGCTGACCGGCAAGCGCAAGCCGCTGACGAACGCGGGTATCCTGCGCGCGATGCTGCGGCGCCCCTTGGGGGCGCGGCGGGTATTGGCGCTGATCCACTGGCAGGCGGTCAAGCTTTGGTGGAAGGGCGCGGCGTTCCGTGCGCGCCCCCTGCCACCCGAAAACGAAGTCAGCCGCTGA
- a CDS encoding NAD(P)/FAD-dependent oxidoreductase produces the protein MPFEAVAIEPRQGTRPRRRIAVIGAGISGMGAAHSLAERHDVVLFESGSRLGGHARTVMAGRNGDQPVDTGFIVFNYANYPNLAALFAELDVPVVKSNMSFGASIDGGRIEYALTNLNAVFAQRRNMLNPRFIAMLRDIFRFNKHATRLADEDQNRTIGEFLSVLGTGRYFKDYYLSPLSGAIWSTPTEKIMDFPAYAMVDFFRNHALLGYSGQHQWYTVQGGSISYVDRLETAMRARGVDIRLNAPVQAVRRLLPGVDVKSPGGDWERFDEVVFATHSDDTLALLSDADAAERANLGAIRYQPNDITLHADDRMMPKRRSTWASWVYTEDRDSKSDRIDLTYWMNSLQPIPMDDPHFVTLNTKRTIREELIYDQVTLRHPVYDLPALHAQKRIAALNGNRNTWFCGAWMRNGFHEDGLASALEVARMIERTAALPIAAE, from the coding sequence ATGCCATTTGAAGCTGTAGCAATCGAGCCGAGGCAAGGCACGCGGCCCCGGCGCAGAATTGCCGTGATCGGCGCGGGAATTTCGGGCATGGGCGCGGCGCACAGTCTGGCCGAACGGCACGACGTCGTTCTGTTCGAAAGCGGTTCGCGGCTGGGCGGCCACGCCCGCACGGTGATGGCGGGCAGGAACGGGGACCAGCCGGTCGATACCGGGTTCATCGTTTTCAATTATGCGAACTATCCCAACCTTGCGGCGCTGTTCGCGGAACTGGACGTTCCGGTGGTGAAGTCGAACATGAGCTTCGGCGCCTCCATCGACGGGGGGCGGATCGAATATGCGCTGACCAACCTCAACGCGGTCTTTGCCCAGCGTCGGAACATGCTGAACCCGCGGTTCATCGCGATGCTGCGGGACATCTTCAGGTTCAACAAGCATGCGACCCGGCTCGCTGACGAGGACCAGAACCGCACCATCGGAGAATTCCTGTCGGTGCTGGGCACCGGGCGGTACTTCAAGGACTATTACCTGTCGCCGCTCTCGGGGGCGATCTGGTCCACGCCGACGGAAAAGATCATGGATTTTCCCGCCTACGCGATGGTGGACTTCTTCCGGAACCATGCCCTGCTGGGCTATTCCGGCCAGCATCAGTGGTACACGGTGCAGGGCGGCTCCATCAGCTATGTCGACCGGCTGGAGACCGCGATGCGCGCGCGGGGCGTCGACATCCGGTTGAATGCGCCGGTTCAGGCCGTTCGCCGGCTGCTGCCCGGTGTCGACGTGAAATCACCCGGCGGCGACTGGGAACGGTTCGACGAGGTGGTCTTTGCCACCCATTCGGATGACACGCTGGCCCTGCTGTCAGACGCCGACGCCGCGGAACGCGCCAACCTCGGGGCGATCCGATATCAGCCCAATGACATCACCCTGCATGCCGACGACCGGATGATGCCGAAACGGCGATCCACCTGGGCCTCGTGGGTCTATACCGAGGACCGTGATTCGAAGTCGGACAGGATCGACCTGACCTACTGGATGAATTCGCTTCAGCCGATTCCGATGGACGACCCGCATTTCGTGACGCTGAACACCAAGCGCACGATCCGCGAAGAACTGATCTACGATCAGGTGACCCTGCGGCATCCGGTCTACGACCTGCCGGCGCTGCACGCGCAGAAGCGGATCGCGGCACTGAACGGCAACCGCAACACGTGGTTCTGCGGGGCCTGGATGCGCAACGGTTTCCACGAGGACGGCCTTGCTAGCGCGCTGGAGGTCGCCCGGATGATCGAGCGTACCGCGGCGCTGCCCATCGCCGCTGAATGA